A portion of the Novosphingobium sp. KA1 genome contains these proteins:
- the bla gene encoding class A beta-lactamase — protein MIGADKLVARCLAGTQRFLKVATLVAAGAVSLAPAHAGNIDEFQESFDSVFGTEQRAPRTFSNDFERRLAGVAEASQGRIGVAAVDLSTGRTVDVLGSQRFPMASTSKVAIAATFLDGVDKGKWSLSSEYPLMIPVASAPFSSPIAPVRPGAYMSARQLLELMITRSNNYATDALLKVVGGPAAVNAWVRRAGIEDWHIDHDIATLVRDDGAINPAKVVDKRDSATPLAMVELLTGIYQGKWLTPSSRSVLMGAMGRCVTGRNRIRAGLPSGVTVSHKTGSLNNTSSDIGFIETADGRAYAVAIYVTGQGSRPAREARIASIARTLYEGYLADAGSYRRTASAR, from the coding sequence ATGATCGGGGCAGACAAACTCGTTGCGCGGTGCCTTGCCGGCACGCAGCGCTTCTTGAAGGTCGCAACACTTGTCGCTGCCGGCGCGGTTTCGCTCGCGCCTGCCCATGCGGGCAACATCGACGAATTCCAGGAATCCTTTGATTCGGTGTTCGGCACCGAACAACGTGCGCCGCGAACGTTCTCGAACGATTTCGAGCGGCGTCTGGCCGGCGTTGCCGAAGCCTCGCAGGGACGCATCGGCGTGGCCGCGGTGGACCTCTCCACCGGCCGCACCGTCGATGTGCTGGGCAGCCAGCGCTTCCCGATGGCCAGCACCAGCAAGGTTGCCATCGCCGCCACTTTCCTGGACGGCGTGGACAAAGGCAAGTGGAGCCTGTCGAGCGAATATCCGCTGATGATCCCGGTCGCCTCGGCGCCGTTCTCCAGCCCGATCGCCCCGGTCCGTCCCGGCGCCTACATGTCGGCCCGGCAACTCCTCGAACTGATGATCACCCGGTCGAACAACTATGCGACCGATGCCCTGCTCAAGGTCGTCGGCGGCCCCGCCGCCGTCAATGCCTGGGTCCGCCGCGCCGGGATCGAGGACTGGCACATCGACCATGACATCGCCACGCTGGTACGCGACGACGGCGCCATCAATCCCGCCAAGGTAGTCGACAAGCGTGACAGCGCCACCCCGCTGGCCATGGTCGAACTCCTGACCGGCATCTACCAGGGCAAGTGGCTGACCCCAAGCAGCCGCAGTGTGCTGATGGGCGCGATGGGCCGCTGCGTCACCGGACGCAACCGCATCCGCGCCGGCCTGCCCAGCGGTGTCACCGTCTCGCACAAGACCGGCTCGCTCAACAACACCTCAAGCGACATCGGCTTCATCGAGACCGCGGACGGCCGCGCCTATGCTGTGGCCATCTACGTCACGGGCCAGGGCAGCCGCCCGGCCCGCGAAGCACGCATCGCCAGCATCGCCCGCACACTCTACGAAGGTTACCTGGCCGACGCCGGCAGCTACCGCCGCACCGCCTCGGCGCGCTGA